In Candidatus Methanomethylophilaceae archaeon, the following are encoded in one genomic region:
- the hisC gene encoding histidinol-phosphate transaminase, whose translation MDRSVMRETAQGFQRYYNPKLSGELRLDTNTNVLGSNPAAERYLAQGKWNLDSYPNTYSDGLRAALGELYGLQADNFIAGNGSDEMLDVTFKTFTNWGDNSVVPVPSYTLYDYFVKMNGGKALEVDLTEDFQLDVDAIVRQDAKIAIMPSPNNPTGNCFRERDIEDVLSRFDGIVVVDEAYAEYSEGSMIRRVDEFENLIVLRTFSKAYAMAALRIGYAAANPKLAEMMMCVKIPYSLNMISEGAAIAAIKDQDFISRSVSMVKEERPKLAAGLRKLGFEPFPSDSNFILARSPIDHEVLVSGLKSRGILIRDFGSKRRTENCVRTTVGNSEQNALLLEKAEEVISSCR comes from the coding sequence ATGGACCGCAGCGTCATGAGAGAGACTGCGCAGGGATTCCAAAGGTATTACAACCCCAAGCTGAGCGGCGAGCTCAGGCTGGACACGAACACCAACGTCCTCGGATCCAATCCGGCGGCGGAAAGGTATCTGGCCCAGGGGAAGTGGAATCTGGATTCCTATCCCAATACGTATTCTGACGGTCTCAGAGCCGCTCTCGGTGAGCTCTACGGCCTCCAAGCGGACAATTTCATCGCCGGCAACGGTTCGGACGAGATGCTGGACGTCACTTTCAAGACGTTCACCAATTGGGGGGACAACAGCGTAGTCCCTGTGCCGTCCTATACGCTCTACGATTATTTCGTGAAGATGAACGGAGGCAAAGCCCTCGAAGTCGATCTGACCGAGGATTTCCAGCTCGATGTCGACGCCATAGTCAGGCAGGACGCGAAGATCGCGATAATGCCTTCCCCGAACAATCCCACCGGCAACTGCTTCAGGGAGAGGGACATCGAGGACGTCCTGTCCAGGTTCGACGGAATAGTGGTAGTTGACGAGGCCTACGCCGAATACTCGGAAGGCTCCATGATCCGCAGGGTTGACGAATTCGAGAATCTCATTGTGCTCAGGACGTTCTCCAAGGCATACGCCATGGCAGCCCTCCGCATCGGATACGCCGCCGCCAACCCCAAGCTGGCCGAGATGATGATGTGCGTGAAGATTCCCTATTCGCTGAACATGATCAGCGAGGGAGCCGCCATCGCCGCCATCAAAGACCAGGATTTCATCAGTAGAAGCGTATCCATGGTCAAAGAGGAGAGGCCCAAACTGGCCGCCGGCCTCAGGAAACTCGGGTTCGAGCCATTCCCGTCGGATTCCAATTTCATTCTGGCCCGGTCTCCGATAGACCACGAGGTCTTGGTCAGCGGGCTAAAGAGCAGAGGCATACTCATACGCGATTTCGGCTCCAAGCGCAGGACCGAGAACTGTGTCAGAACCACCGTCGGCAATTCCGAGCAGAACGCGCTCCTGCTGGAGAAAGCCGAGGAGGTGATCTCGTCATGCCGCTGA
- the hisH gene encoding imidazole glycerol phosphate synthase subunit HisH, with protein sequence MKITVTDYGVGNIYSIAKSLERCGAAVEVIRDMSKLKDAECIVFPGVGAFDRTAETLLPYKDEILAMLESGVPTLGICIGMQILFEGSEEGSKPGLGYYPGKVRMMEGKVLPHMGWNEVKTDDPLFEGVDDRMFYFVHSYCGCPSDPGICVGTTEYDGKEFGCFFRKGNVYGTQFHPEKSSATGKKVLQNFIAFAEERI encoded by the coding sequence CTGAAGATCACTGTCACAGATTATGGCGTGGGGAACATCTATTCCATCGCCAAATCCCTGGAGAGATGCGGCGCAGCTGTGGAAGTCATCAGGGACATGTCTAAGCTGAAGGATGCGGAATGCATCGTTTTCCCCGGAGTGGGAGCTTTCGACAGGACCGCCGAGACTCTTCTGCCATACAAAGATGAGATACTGGCGATGCTGGAATCCGGGGTTCCGACCCTGGGAATATGCATCGGGATGCAGATCCTATTCGAAGGGAGCGAGGAAGGCTCGAAGCCCGGGCTCGGCTATTATCCGGGAAAGGTCAGGATGATGGAAGGGAAAGTGCTGCCTCACATGGGCTGGAACGAGGTCAAGACCGACGATCCTCTTTTCGAAGGGGTTGACGACCGCATGTTCTATTTCGTCCATTCCTATTGCGGATGCCCCAGCGACCCCGGCATATGCGTCGGGACCACCGAATACGATGGGAAGGAGTTCGGCTGCTTCTTCAGGAAAGGCAACGTCTACGGCACCCAGTTCCACCCGGAGAAGAGCAGCGCCACAGGGAAGAAGGTGCTGCAGAACTTCATAGCGTTCGCGGAGGAGCGGATATGA